In one Niveibacterium umoris genomic region, the following are encoded:
- a CDS encoding type IV pilus twitching motility protein PilT, which yields MDITELLAFAVKNKASDLHLSAGLPPMIRVHGDVRRINLPPMEHKEVHAMVYDIMNDSQRKMYEDVWETDFSFNVPNLARFRVNAFNQDRGAAAVFRTIPSKVLTLEELECPKIFKDIAQNPRGIVLVTGPTGSGKSTTLAAMVDYVNENEYGHILTIEDPIEFVHESKRCLMNQREVSRDTQSFNNALRSALREDPDVILVGELRDLETIRLALTAAETGHLVFGTLHTSSAAKTIDRIIDVFPAQEKEMVRAMLSESLRAVISQTLLKKKDATGRVAAHEIMIGTPAIRNLIREAKIAQMYSQIQTGQAFGMQTLDQCLQELVKRNIVSAPEARLKAANKDNFPG from the coding sequence ATGGATATCACCGAACTGCTGGCCTTCGCGGTCAAGAACAAGGCTTCCGACTTGCACCTCTCTGCGGGTCTGCCACCGATGATCCGCGTCCATGGCGACGTGCGGCGGATCAATCTGCCGCCCATGGAGCACAAGGAAGTGCACGCCATGGTGTACGACATCATGAACGACTCGCAGCGCAAGATGTACGAGGACGTCTGGGAGACTGACTTCTCCTTCAACGTCCCCAACCTGGCGCGCTTCCGGGTCAATGCCTTCAACCAGGACCGTGGCGCCGCCGCGGTGTTCCGGACGATTCCGTCGAAGGTGCTGACGCTCGAAGAACTCGAGTGCCCGAAGATCTTCAAGGACATCGCGCAGAATCCGCGCGGCATCGTGCTGGTCACCGGCCCGACCGGTTCCGGCAAGTCCACGACGCTGGCGGCGATGGTCGACTATGTGAACGAGAACGAGTACGGCCACATCCTGACGATCGAAGACCCGATCGAATTCGTGCACGAATCCAAGCGCTGCCTGATGAACCAGCGCGAGGTCTCGCGCGATACGCAGTCGTTCAACAATGCGTTGCGCTCGGCCCTGCGTGAAGATCCGGACGTGATTCTGGTCGGCGAATTGCGTGACCTTGAGACGATCCGTCTCGCGCTGACCGCGGCCGAAACCGGCCACCTTGTGTTCGGCACGCTGCACACCTCGTCCGCCGCCAAGACCATCGACCGTATCATCGACGTCTTCCCGGCGCAGGAAAAAGAAATGGTGCGCGCGATGCTGTCCGAATCGCTGCGCGCGGTGATCTCGCAGACGCTGCTGAAGAAGAAGGATGCGACCGGGCGCGTCGCGGCGCATGAAATCATGATCGGCACGCCGGCGATCCGTAACCTGATCCGCGAAGCCAAGATCGCGCAGATGTATTCGCAGATCCAGACCGGCCAAGCATTCGGCATGCAGACGCTCGACCAGTGTCTGCAGGAACTCGTGAAGCGCAACATTGTGAGCGCGCCGGAAGCGCGCCTGAAGGCCGCCAACAAGGACAACTTCCCCGGCTAG
- a CDS encoding YggS family pyridoxal phosphate-dependent enzyme gives MTALSANLQAVLARIDSACRRVGRDPSSVRLLAVSKTFPAEAVVEVANAGQHAFGENYVQEGCTKAEALAALSLEWHFIGPLQSNKSRPVAQHFHWVHSVDRLKIAQRLSEQRPAHHEPLNVCIQVNVSGEASKSGIAPDAAVDLALQVAELPHLRLRGLMAIPEPSEDQTLLRSRFALLRTLRDTVCEEYGLPLDTLSMGMSSDLDIAIAEGATMVRVGTAIFGARTAANP, from the coding sequence ATGACAGCCCTTTCGGCCAATCTGCAAGCAGTTCTCGCACGGATCGATTCTGCCTGCCGGCGTGTCGGGCGCGACCCCTCAAGCGTACGCCTTCTGGCCGTCAGCAAGACCTTTCCGGCCGAGGCGGTGGTCGAAGTGGCCAACGCCGGCCAGCACGCCTTCGGCGAAAACTATGTGCAGGAAGGCTGCACCAAGGCCGAAGCGCTTGCCGCACTGTCGCTGGAATGGCACTTCATCGGCCCGCTGCAGAGCAACAAGAGCCGCCCGGTCGCACAGCACTTCCACTGGGTACACTCGGTGGATCGGCTGAAGATCGCGCAACGGCTTTCCGAACAACGCCCGGCCCACCACGAACCGCTCAACGTGTGCATCCAGGTCAATGTCAGCGGCGAGGCCTCGAAATCCGGCATCGCACCAGACGCGGCTGTCGATCTGGCGTTGCAGGTCGCGGAATTGCCGCACCTGCGCCTGCGCGGCTTGATGGCGATACCGGAGCCAAGCGAAGACCAAACGTTGTTGCGCAGCCGCTTCGCGCTGCTGCGGACGCTGCGCGACACCGTCTGCGAAGAATACGGACTTCCGCTCGATACGCTTTCGATGGGCATGTCCTCGGACCTCGATATCGCAATCGCGGAGGGCGCAACCATGGTCCGTGTCGGCACCGCGATCTTCGGCGCGCGCACCGCCGCCAACCCCTGA
- the proC gene encoding pyrroline-5-carboxylate reductase produces MRITFLGGGNMASALIGGLIDRDFPRDALQAIDLDAGTCERLASRFGIRTATALDAAALDCDVLVLAVKPQNMREAVAPIAGKLNAQLILSIAAGIRIDSLGRWLGGYHRIVRAMPNTPALIGAGAAGLVADESVSDDERDAASRILAAVGSVAWLTDEGQIDAVTALSGSGPAYVFYFIEALTEAGEAIGLQRETARSLAIDTVLGAAKLAAASEDDAATLRARVTSKGGTTEAALRAMEQDGFKPLIARALAAAEARGRSLGDELGRA; encoded by the coding sequence ATGCGGATCACTTTCCTCGGCGGCGGCAACATGGCCAGCGCGCTCATCGGCGGCCTGATCGACCGTGATTTTCCGCGCGACGCATTGCAGGCGATCGACCTTGATGCCGGCACCTGCGAGCGCCTCGCCAGCCGCTTCGGCATCCGCACTGCCACGGCACTCGACGCCGCTGCGCTCGATTGCGATGTGCTGGTGCTGGCGGTCAAACCGCAGAACATGCGCGAAGCGGTGGCGCCGATCGCGGGCAAACTCAACGCGCAACTGATACTGAGCATCGCGGCCGGGATACGCATCGATTCCCTCGGTCGCTGGCTCGGTGGCTATCACCGCATCGTGCGCGCGATGCCGAACACGCCTGCGCTGATCGGTGCCGGCGCCGCCGGCCTGGTGGCCGACGAAAGCGTCAGCGACGACGAACGCGATGCTGCATCGCGCATCCTGGCCGCGGTCGGCTCGGTCGCCTGGCTCACCGACGAGGGGCAGATCGACGCCGTCACCGCCCTCTCGGGCAGCGGTCCCGCGTATGTGTTCTACTTCATCGAAGCGCTCACCGAGGCCGGCGAGGCGATCGGGCTGCAACGCGAAACCGCACGCAGCCTTGCCATCGACACGGTGCTCGGTGCAGCAAAGCTCGCCGCCGCAAGCGAAGACGACGCCGCCACCTTGCGGGCGCGGGTTACCTCCAAGGGCGGCACCACCGAGGCAGCGCTGCGGGCAATGGAGCAGGATGGTTTCAAACCGCTCATCG